Proteins co-encoded in one Nitrospinota bacterium genomic window:
- a CDS encoding NADH dehydrogenase FAD-containing subunit translates to MITLLIAMPAVAALAAVLMKNHIRRRRMMAATALLHLCLTFAAADEGGGIDGWLGLDSIGFIFLGITSVLFLAAAVYALGYLAAEKEKHPPRTDFVESKTVFANMPEAIFTACLLLFLSTLTLACAAQNFGLLWVAIEATTLATTPLIYYHRHHRSLEAAWKYLLVSSVGIALALLGTMFLAVSAMRPDSVEVSMSLADFLRAAPGLDHMWLKGAFIFLLIGYGTKMGLAPMHAWLPDAHSESPSIVSALLSGAQLNCAFLGIARGLQVCAAAGQGPFARELLIWFGIVSMAAAAVFILAQADYKRMLAYSSVEHMGILALGIGLGGAGSFGAMLHAVNHSLAKGMLFLLAGNILAIYKTKSAHDVTGILKVSPVNGALWLIGLFAIAGSPPFGLFVSEITILRAALDGGRTAVAALYLILLALVFIGMASPMLAMAGGAPGKAHAERHSPATIIPIVALAGLTLLLGLWLPHPLLQMLHGASRLLGGS, encoded by the coding sequence ATGATCACGCTGCTGATCGCCATGCCGGCCGTCGCGGCCCTTGCCGCCGTTCTGATGAAAAACCATATCAGACGCCGCCGCATGATGGCGGCAACGGCGTTGCTGCACCTTTGCCTCACGTTCGCCGCGGCGGACGAGGGCGGCGGCATCGATGGATGGCTGGGGCTGGACAGCATCGGTTTCATTTTCCTCGGCATCACCAGCGTCCTCTTCCTCGCCGCCGCCGTCTATGCGTTGGGCTACCTCGCCGCCGAGAAGGAGAAGCATCCGCCGCGAACCGATTTCGTGGAATCAAAAACAGTGTTCGCCAACATGCCGGAGGCCATCTTCACCGCCTGCCTGCTGCTGTTCCTCTCCACCCTGACGCTGGCCTGCGCCGCGCAAAACTTCGGGCTTCTCTGGGTGGCCATCGAGGCGACGACGCTGGCCACCACGCCGCTCATCTACTACCACCGCCACCACCGTTCGCTGGAAGCGGCCTGGAAATACCTGCTGGTCAGTTCGGTCGGCATCGCGCTGGCGCTGCTGGGCACCATGTTCCTCGCCGTTTCCGCCATGCGGCCCGACAGCGTGGAGGTATCCATGTCGCTGGCCGATTTCCTGCGGGCCGCGCCGGGCCTGGATCACATGTGGCTCAAGGGGGCGTTCATCTTCCTGCTGATAGGCTACGGCACCAAGATGGGCCTGGCTCCGATGCACGCGTGGCTGCCGGACGCGCACAGCGAATCCCCCTCCATCGTCTCGGCGCTGCTCTCCGGCGCGCAGCTCAATTGCGCGTTTTTGGGCATCGCCCGAGGTCTGCAGGTCTGCGCCGCGGCGGGCCAAGGGCCCTTCGCGCGGGAACTGCTGATTTGGTTCGGCATCGTTTCGATGGCGGCGGCGGCGGTCTTCATACTCGCGCAGGCCGATTACAAACGGATGCTGGCCTATAGCAGCGTGGAACACATGGGCATCCTCGCGCTCGGCATCGGGCTGGGGGGCGCGGGATCCTTCGGGGCGATGCTGCACGCGGTGAATCACTCCCTTGCCAAGGGAATGCTCTTCCTGCTGGCGGGCAACATCCTGGCCATCTACAAAACCAAATCGGCGCACGACGTTACCGGTATTTTAAAAGTATCGCCGGTGAACGGCGCGCTCTGGCTCATCGGCCTTTTCGCCATCGCCGGTTCGCCCCCGTTCGGCCTGTTCGTCAGCGAAATAACCATTCTGCGGGCCGCGTTGGACGGCGGGCGGACGGCGGTGGCGGCGCTCTACCTTATCCTCCTGGCGCTGGTGTTCATCGGCATGGCCTCGCCAATGCTGGCGATGGCCGGCGGCGCGCCGGGGAAAGCACACGCGGAACGCCACTCCCCCGCCACCATCATCCCCATCGTCGCGCTGGCCGGGCTGACACTGCTGTTGGGACTCTGGCTCCCCCATCCCCTGCTCCAAATGCTGCACGGCGCCAGCCGCTTGCTGGGAGGTTCGTAA
- a CDS encoding 3-isopropylmalate dehydratase small subunit has translation MFGADVDTDAIIPARYLTTIDPVELAKHVMEDADPEFPKKVKAGDVIVAQKNFGCGSSREHAPIAIKGARVSCVIAKSFARIFYRNAFNMGLPIFESADAPDRIKPGDELEVDMNTGVIKNITRNESYQAAPIPPFMQQLIEAGGLMASIKKKMGVN, from the coding sequence ATGTTCGGGGCGGACGTTGATACCGACGCTATCATACCGGCCCGCTACCTCACCACCATCGATCCGGTGGAGTTGGCGAAGCATGTGATGGAAGACGCCGACCCGGAATTTCCCAAAAAGGTGAAGGCGGGCGACGTGATCGTGGCGCAAAAGAATTTCGGCTGCGGCAGCAGCCGCGAGCACGCACCGATTGCCATCAAGGGGGCGCGGGTGAGCTGCGTTATCGCCAAGTCGTTCGCGCGGATTTTTTACCGCAACGCATTCAACATGGGGTTGCCGATCTTTGAATCGGCCGACGCGCCGGACCGCATCAAGCCGGGCGACGAACTGGAAGTGGATATGAACACCGGCGTGATAAAGAACATCACACGGAATGAAAGTTACCAGGCCGCGCCGATACCGCCGTTCATGCAGCAGCTTATCGAAGCGGGCGGGCTGATGGCCTCGATCAAGAAAAAGATGGGAGTGAACTGA
- a CDS encoding 4Fe-4S dicluster domain-containing protein, with protein sequence MIDILFARARQGYRTIGYPKEPPAMPELFQGLPVVRQELCRAGCAKCADICPTGAITVPAHIKNPELLLFETSDGADGGDDKLSLDMGRCIFCGECEKACGGKAIEFTKEYRLAASSREALKLTGETYEKAKALDEKALRVFGRSLKLRQVSAGGCNACEADVNVLNTVVFDLGRFGIQFAASPRHADGLLITGPVTKNMELALRKTWDAVPEPKIVIAVGACAINGGPYIGHGETRNGIPSWLKVDLYIPGCPPHPITILDGLLRLLNKLEE encoded by the coding sequence CTGATTGACATCCTGTTCGCCCGCGCCCGGCAGGGATACCGCACGATAGGCTACCCGAAGGAGCCGCCGGCCATGCCGGAACTTTTTCAGGGACTGCCGGTGGTGCGGCAGGAACTCTGCCGGGCCGGTTGCGCCAAATGCGCGGACATCTGCCCCACCGGCGCGATTACCGTGCCGGCGCATATCAAAAACCCGGAACTGCTGCTGTTTGAAACCTCCGATGGCGCCGACGGCGGCGACGACAAACTGAGCCTCGACATGGGACGCTGCATATTCTGCGGTGAATGCGAAAAGGCCTGCGGCGGCAAAGCCATCGAATTCACGAAGGAGTACCGCTTGGCCGCGTCATCGCGCGAGGCACTTAAATTGACCGGCGAGACATACGAAAAAGCCAAGGCGCTGGACGAAAAAGCATTAAGGGTGTTCGGGCGGTCGCTCAAGCTGCGGCAGGTGAGCGCGGGCGGCTGCAACGCCTGCGAAGCCGACGTTAACGTCCTCAATACCGTGGTGTTCGACCTCGGGCGGTTCGGCATACAGTTCGCCGCCTCGCCGCGCCACGCCGACGGCCTGCTCATCACCGGGCCGGTGACGAAGAACATGGAACTGGCCCTGCGCAAAACCTGGGACGCCGTGCCGGAACCGAAGATCGTCATCGCCGTGGGAGCCTGCGCCATCAACGGCGGCCCGTACATCGGACATGGGGAAACCCGCAACGGCATCCCCTCGTGGCTGAAGGTCGATCTCTACATCCCCGGCTGCCCGCCGCACCCCATCACCATCCTCGATGGCCTCCTTCGCCTGCTCAACAAGCTGGAAGAGTGA
- the leuB gene encoding 3-isopropylmalate dehydrogenase produces MPLIALCAGDGIGPEVAAEAVKALNAIDKKFKIGFEYVEAPVGGAAYDKFGTPLPEDTLAKAKKADAIFLGAVGGPKWEKLDYSVRPERGLLGLRSALDLYANLRPAKMFAPLVDASTLKREVVEGIDMVVVRELTGDLYFGKPRGVETLPDGTKRGINTMVYTTPEIVRIARVAFDIARKRSRKVCSIDKANVLETTELWREVVQQVRDKEYPDIELSHMYVDNAAMQLVRAPKQFDVMVTGNIFGDILSDEASMLTGSIGMLPSASLNGKKGMYEPIHGSAPDIAGKGIANPIASILSMAMMLEYTFDRSDAARVIENAVAKVLDKGYRTGDIYSPGATKVGTVEMGDLIVKEL; encoded by the coding sequence ATGCCTTTGATAGCTCTGTGCGCGGGCGATGGCATCGGCCCCGAAGTGGCCGCGGAAGCGGTGAAGGCGCTGAACGCCATCGATAAAAAGTTCAAAATCGGCTTTGAATACGTGGAGGCCCCCGTGGGCGGCGCCGCCTACGACAAATTCGGCACGCCGTTGCCGGAAGATACGCTGGCGAAGGCGAAGAAGGCCGACGCCATTTTCCTCGGCGCGGTCGGCGGCCCCAAGTGGGAAAAGCTGGATTACAGCGTGCGCCCCGAGCGCGGCCTCCTCGGCCTGCGTTCCGCGCTGGACCTGTACGCCAACCTCCGCCCGGCCAAGATGTTCGCGCCGCTCGTCGACGCCAGCACCCTCAAGCGCGAGGTGGTGGAAGGGATCGACATGGTGGTGGTGCGTGAACTGACCGGCGACCTCTACTTCGGCAAGCCGCGCGGCGTCGAGACGCTGCCGGACGGCACCAAGCGCGGCATCAACACGATGGTCTACACCACCCCCGAAATAGTCCGCATAGCCCGCGTTGCGTTCGATATCGCCCGCAAGCGGAGCCGCAAGGTCTGCAGCATCGACAAGGCGAACGTGCTGGAAACCACCGAGCTGTGGCGCGAAGTGGTGCAGCAGGTACGCGACAAGGAGTACCCCGATATCGAACTCAGCCATATGTATGTGGATAATGCCGCCATGCAGTTGGTTCGCGCGCCGAAGCAGTTCGACGTGATGGTGACCGGCAATATCTTCGGCGACATCCTGAGCGACGAAGCCTCGATGTTGACGGGAAGCATCGGCATGCTCCCCTCCGCATCCCTCAACGGGAAGAAGGGGATGTATGAGCCGATTCACGGCAGCGCGCCGGACATCGCCGGGAAGGGGATAGCCAATCCCATCGCCTCCATCCTTTCGATGGCGATGATGCTGGAGTACACCTTCGACCGTTCCGACGCCGCGCGCGTTATTGAAAACGCCGTGGCAAAGGTTTTAGACAAGGGCTACCGCACCGGCGACATCTATTCGCCCGGCGCCACCAAGGTCGGCACCGTTGAAATGGGCGATCTCATCGTGAAGGAGTTGTAA
- a CDS encoding NADH-quinone oxidoreductase subunit C yields MKSRLTLRNAEAAPLKLIEPFDAAVFAERVQRDIKGGYRLVSFFAHKTGAQNARLYAVIAYDGDGLLRVAATDVAGAFGSLTPDTPQAHLFEREIFEQTGIIPKGHPWLKPVRFATASPEEMGIMKFHRVEGAAVHEVAVGPVHAGIIEPGHFRFQCEGETVLHLETALGYQHRGVERALKNGPDKRSIHYAETLAGDTTIGHATAWCQALEALAGVEISFRARAIREIALELERLANHVGDIGALAGDIGFLPTAAWCGRLRGDFLNMTAVICGNRFGRGLVRPGGVAFDIAKPRVTDILNRLDAAYEGLDAAVPLLFDTPSVLSRFEETGRLSIRHAVDLGLVGPAARACGIELDVRKNFVRRPEPSTRFTISTWNTGDVFARGMVRWLEIQRSIAYVRDRIRLLPDDEPMRPMQPPRPAHFTVSLVEGWRGEICHTAITGGDGKLALYKVVDPSFHNWMGLAAAMRGQQISDFPLCNKSFNLSYCGHDL; encoded by the coding sequence ATGAAAAGCCGCCTCACATTACGCAATGCCGAAGCTGCTCCGCTGAAATTGATAGAACCGTTCGACGCGGCCGTCTTCGCCGAACGCGTACAGCGCGACATCAAGGGGGGCTACCGGCTTGTCTCGTTCTTCGCCCACAAGACCGGCGCGCAAAACGCCCGCCTGTACGCCGTGATCGCCTACGACGGCGACGGCCTTCTCCGCGTGGCCGCCACCGATGTGGCCGGCGCATTCGGTTCCCTCACCCCGGATACGCCGCAGGCGCACCTGTTTGAGCGGGAGATATTCGAGCAGACCGGCATCATCCCCAAAGGGCATCCGTGGCTCAAGCCGGTGCGCTTCGCCACGGCATCCCCCGAAGAGATGGGGATAATGAAATTCCACCGTGTGGAAGGGGCGGCCGTACACGAGGTGGCCGTCGGCCCGGTGCATGCCGGCATCATAGAGCCGGGCCACTTCCGCTTCCAGTGCGAAGGCGAAACCGTGCTGCACCTGGAGACGGCGCTGGGCTACCAGCACCGCGGCGTGGAACGCGCCCTGAAAAACGGGCCGGACAAGCGGAGCATCCACTACGCCGAAACCCTCGCGGGGGACACCACCATCGGCCACGCCACCGCCTGGTGCCAGGCGCTGGAGGCGCTGGCCGGCGTGGAAATTTCCTTCCGGGCGCGCGCGATACGCGAGATCGCGCTGGAGCTGGAGCGGCTGGCCAACCATGTGGGGGATATCGGAGCGCTCGCGGGCGACATCGGCTTCCTCCCCACCGCCGCGTGGTGCGGACGGCTGCGGGGCGATTTTCTGAACATGACCGCCGTTATCTGCGGCAACCGCTTCGGCCGCGGACTGGTGAGGCCCGGCGGCGTGGCGTTCGACATCGCCAAGCCGCGGGTAACCGACATCCTCAACCGCCTCGATGCGGCTTATGAGGGACTGGACGCCGCCGTGCCGCTGCTGTTCGACACCCCGTCGGTACTTTCCCGCTTCGAGGAGACCGGACGCCTCTCGATCCGGCACGCGGTGGACCTCGGCCTTGTCGGCCCCGCCGCGCGCGCCTGCGGCATAGAACTCGACGTGCGCAAAAATTTTGTCCGCCGCCCCGAGCCGTCCACCCGCTTCACCATCAGCACCTGGAACACCGGGGACGTTTTCGCCCGCGGCATGGTGCGCTGGCTGGAAATCCAGCGCTCCATCGCCTATGTGCGCGACCGCATCCGCCTCTTGCCGGACGACGAACCGATGCGCCCGATGCAACCTCCGCGCCCCGCGCACTTCACCGTATCGCTGGTGGAGGGATGGCGCGGCGAGATATGCCACACCGCCATCACCGGCGGCGACGGAAAGTTGGCGCTTTACAAAGTGGTCGATCCATCCTTCCACAACTGGATGGGGCTGGCCGCCGCCATGCGGGGACAGCAAATCTCCGATTTCCCGCTCTGCAACAAAAGCTTCAACCTGAGCTACTGCGGCCATGACCTCTGA
- a CDS encoding hemerythrin family protein encodes MEKKQVALPVKWDGNLSVGIKSFDDEHKALVGIINHLFANIQANKGKDVLEDIICDLITYARLHFATEEEVMLAYGYPEYEIHKKEHDGFSGKLEDFHLRYRGNEALMMLEVLGSLVEWLETHMCGTDKRYTRFLTDKGIK; translated from the coding sequence ATGGAAAAGAAGCAGGTTGCGCTTCCGGTAAAGTGGGATGGGAACTTAAGCGTCGGCATCAAGTCTTTTGACGACGAGCACAAGGCGCTCGTGGGGATCATCAACCATCTCTTTGCAAATATTCAGGCGAATAAAGGCAAGGACGTCCTGGAGGATATTATTTGCGACCTGATAACCTACGCGAGATTGCATTTCGCCACCGAAGAAGAGGTGATGCTGGCGTACGGCTACCCGGAGTATGAAATCCACAAAAAAGAGCATGATGGTTTCTCCGGCAAGCTTGAGGACTTCCACCTCCGGTACCGGGGAAACGAGGCTCTTATGATGCTGGAGGTTCTGGGGTCACTCGTCGAATGGCTGGAAACGCATATGTGCGGAACGGATAAGCGCTATACGCGGTTCCTGACGGACAAGGGAATAAAGTAG
- the leuC gene encoding 3-isopropylmalate dehydratase large subunit → MGMTITEKVLAAHAGLKEVAPGQLINCKVDIALANDITAPISIQEFKKAGATKVFDKEKVALVPDHFAPNKDIDSANQVKLVREFALEQKLTHFWDVGRMGVEHTLLPEQGVVGPGDLVIGADSHTCTYGALGAFASGVGSTDLAAAMITGEAWYRVPETMLFNLKGKPAKWITGKDVILYIIGKIGVDGALYKAMEYTGDGAGHLSLDDRLTICNMAIEAGAKNGIFTPDEKTKAYVEGRFKRTPKYYASDADAKYCERMDIDLATMEMQVAFPHLPSNTRAIGKVGTVKVDQVVVGSCTNGRYSDLKIAADLMRGKKVAKGVRMIVIPATQDIYKQAMKDGLLEVFIDAEAVVSTPTCGPCLGGHMGILGAGEKALTTTNRNFVGRMGHRTSEVYLAGPAVAAATAILGKISSPEEVL, encoded by the coding sequence ATGGGAATGACGATTACCGAAAAAGTACTTGCCGCGCACGCGGGGCTGAAAGAAGTTGCGCCCGGCCAACTGATTAACTGCAAGGTGGATATCGCCCTTGCCAACGATATCACCGCGCCGATTTCCATACAGGAATTCAAAAAGGCGGGGGCCACCAAAGTGTTCGACAAGGAGAAGGTGGCGCTGGTGCCGGATCACTTCGCCCCCAACAAGGATATCGACAGCGCCAACCAGGTGAAGCTGGTGCGCGAGTTCGCCCTTGAGCAGAAGCTCACCCACTTTTGGGATGTGGGCCGCATGGGGGTCGAGCACACCTTGCTTCCCGAACAGGGAGTTGTCGGCCCCGGCGACCTCGTCATCGGCGCGGACAGCCACACCTGCACCTACGGCGCGTTGGGCGCGTTCGCCAGCGGCGTCGGCAGCACCGACCTTGCCGCCGCGATGATCACCGGCGAGGCGTGGTATCGCGTGCCGGAGACCATGCTCTTCAACCTGAAAGGCAAGCCGGCCAAGTGGATCACCGGCAAGGATGTCATTCTTTACATCATCGGCAAGATCGGTGTGGACGGCGCGCTTTACAAGGCGATGGAATATACCGGCGATGGCGCCGGGCACCTTTCGCTGGACGACCGGCTCACCATCTGCAATATGGCGATTGAGGCCGGCGCCAAGAATGGCATCTTTACCCCAGACGAAAAGACCAAGGCGTATGTGGAAGGCCGCTTCAAGCGGACGCCGAAGTACTACGCATCGGACGCCGACGCCAAGTACTGCGAGCGGATGGATATCGACCTTGCCACAATGGAGATGCAGGTGGCGTTCCCGCACTTGCCGAGCAACACCCGCGCCATCGGCAAGGTCGGCACGGTAAAGGTTGACCAAGTGGTGGTCGGCTCCTGCACCAACGGCCGCTACAGCGATTTGAAAATAGCCGCCGACCTTATGCGCGGCAAGAAAGTCGCCAAAGGGGTGCGGATGATCGTCATCCCCGCCACGCAGGACATTTACAAGCAGGCGATGAAGGACGGTTTGCTGGAGGTATTTATCGACGCCGAAGCGGTGGTCAGCACCCCCACCTGCGGGCCGTGCCTGGGCGGCCACATGGGGATACTGGGGGCGGGGGAAAAAGCCCTCACCACCACCAACCGTAATTTTGTGGGGCGCATGGGTCACCGCACCAGCGAGGTCTACCTCGCCGGGCCGGCCGTCGCCGCCGCCACCGCGATTTTAGGCAAAATCTCGTCGCCGGAGGAAGTGCTGTGA
- a CDS encoding aspartate-semialdehyde dehydrogenase: MGREYNIAIAGATGAVGQEFIKVLEERKFPVKTIKMLASANSAGKELEFNGRTCNVEQLTEASFKGVEIALFSAGGDRSKQFAPAAVKAGAVVIDNSSAWRMDPDVPLVVPEVNAHAIAQYKKKGIIANPNCSTIQLVVALNPLHKKAKIKRIVVSTYQSVSGAGQKGVDELSQQVRDLFSFKGVTKAAFPHQIAFNCIPQIDVFEADGYTKEEKKMVNETRKIMEAPAIEVSPTCVRVPVFYGHSESVNVEFESELSPEEARGILKAAPGVEVLDDLANRLYPLAIEAAGKDETFVGRIRRDPAVKHGLAMWIVSDNIRKGAALNAVQIAEELVKRNLI; encoded by the coding sequence ATGGGCCGCGAATACAATATCGCCATCGCCGGCGCCACCGGCGCGGTGGGGCAGGAGTTCATCAAGGTTCTGGAGGAGCGCAAGTTCCCGGTCAAGACCATAAAGATGCTCGCCAGCGCCAACAGCGCGGGGAAAGAGCTTGAGTTCAACGGGCGCACCTGCAACGTTGAGCAGCTCACCGAAGCGTCGTTCAAGGGGGTGGAGATAGCCCTTTTCAGCGCGGGCGGCGACCGGAGCAAGCAGTTCGCACCGGCGGCGGTGAAGGCCGGCGCGGTGGTTATCGACAATTCCAGCGCGTGGCGGATGGATCCGGACGTGCCGCTGGTGGTGCCGGAAGTGAACGCGCACGCCATTGCCCAATATAAAAAGAAGGGGATCATAGCCAACCCGAACTGCTCCACCATCCAGTTGGTGGTGGCCTTGAATCCGCTGCACAAGAAGGCGAAGATAAAGCGGATTGTGGTCTCCACCTACCAGTCGGTCTCCGGCGCGGGGCAGAAGGGGGTGGACGAACTATCGCAGCAGGTGCGCGACCTTTTTTCCTTCAAGGGAGTGACGAAGGCGGCCTTTCCGCACCAGATAGCGTTCAACTGCATCCCGCAGATAGACGTGTTCGAGGCGGACGGCTACACCAAGGAAGAAAAGAAGATGGTAAACGAGACCCGCAAGATCATGGAGGCGCCCGCCATCGAGGTGTCGCCGACCTGCGTGCGGGTGCCGGTCTTCTACGGCCACAGCGAATCGGTGAACGTGGAATTTGAAAGTGAGCTTTCGCCCGAAGAGGCGCGCGGGATATTGAAGGCCGCCCCCGGCGTGGAGGTTTTGGACGACCTGGCAAACCGCCTCTATCCGCTGGCAATCGAAGCGGCCGGGAAGGACGAAACCTTCGTCGGCCGCATCCGGCGCGACCCGGCGGTGAAGCACGGCCTGGCCATGTGGATCGTGTCGGACAACATCCGCAAAGGGGCGGCGCTCAACGCCGTGCAGATCGCCGAAGAGTTGGTGAAGCGGAATTTGATCTAA
- a CDS encoding NADH-quinone oxidoreductase subunit H yields the protein MELLSVFNILLALTLAPLLPGIINRTKAFFAGRAGQPLLLPYFDIARLLRKGAVYSTTTTWLFRAGPVAGLATAAAALTIVPALGQPALISFKGDIFLLACLLGAGRFFTVLAALDTGSSFEGMGASRETLYAALAEPALLVGLAALALVTGDLSISGIYAGISGKVFASIVPVRALVAVALMLVFLAENSRIPFDDPTTHLELTMVHEVMVLDHGGPDLGLIQYGAALKMWLIGSLVAGVMFPMAGGPHATVVYLCAMFALAIGTGVAESMMARFKMPRVPQLLVAAGAASFLAVILAAR from the coding sequence GTGGAACTCCTTTCCGTTTTCAACATCCTGCTGGCGCTGACGCTCGCCCCCCTATTGCCGGGAATCATCAACCGCACCAAAGCCTTTTTCGCCGGGCGGGCGGGCCAACCGCTGCTGCTCCCCTACTTCGACATTGCCCGCCTGCTGCGCAAAGGGGCGGTCTACAGCACAACCACCACGTGGCTGTTCCGCGCCGGGCCGGTGGCGGGGCTGGCCACGGCCGCCGCGGCGTTGACCATCGTTCCCGCGCTGGGGCAGCCCGCGCTGATCTCTTTCAAGGGGGATATTTTTTTGCTGGCCTGTCTGCTGGGGGCGGGCCGCTTTTTCACCGTGCTGGCGGCGCTTGATACCGGCTCCAGTTTCGAGGGGATGGGGGCCAGCCGTGAAACGCTTTACGCTGCGTTGGCCGAGCCCGCGCTGCTGGTCGGCCTGGCGGCTCTGGCGCTGGTTACCGGCGATCTATCCATTTCCGGCATATACGCCGGCATATCGGGAAAAGTTTTCGCCAGCATCGTGCCGGTCCGCGCGCTGGTGGCGGTGGCCCTTATGCTGGTCTTTTTGGCCGAGAACTCCCGCATCCCCTTTGACGATCCCACAACCCATCTGGAACTGACGATGGTGCATGAGGTAATGGTTCTGGACCACGGCGGGCCGGATCTGGGGCTGATACAGTACGGAGCGGCGCTCAAGATGTGGCTGATCGGATCGCTGGTGGCGGGAGTGATGTTCCCGATGGCGGGGGGGCCGCACGCCACCGTGGTATACCTCTGCGCCATGTTCGCGCTGGCCATCGGAACCGGCGTGGCGGAGTCGATGATGGCGCGCTTCAAAATGCCGCGTGTGCCGCAGTTGCTGGTGGCGGCCGGCGCGGCTTCGTTTTTGGCCGTTATTTTGGCGGCGCGGTAG